The following proteins are co-located in the Rippkaea orientalis PCC 8801 genome:
- a CDS encoding ABC transporter ATP-binding protein encodes MNNSNNNHSRLEAKNLTLAYNKKNIIIDLDLEISTGKITILVGSNGCGKSTLLRGMARLLKPKQGMVYLDGKAISKLSTKAVAKRLGLLPQNPTYPEGLTVRDLVSQGRYPHQTWWQQWSKDDEELVNKALISTELIPLANRRLDTLSGGQRQRAWIAMALAQDTDILLLDEPTTFLDLAHQVEILNLLYQLNKNRGRTIVMVLHDLNQACRYADYLVAIKQGKIYAQGQPETVMTETMIQAVFNLECRIIRDPVSQTPMCIPIKCYST; translated from the coding sequence ATGAATAACTCAAACAACAATCATAGCCGACTTGAAGCAAAAAACCTAACGCTTGCTTATAACAAAAAAAACATTATTATCGATCTTGATTTAGAAATTTCAACCGGCAAAATAACCATTTTAGTAGGGTCAAATGGTTGTGGAAAATCGACTTTATTACGCGGTATGGCACGGCTACTTAAACCTAAACAGGGTATGGTTTATTTGGATGGTAAAGCTATTTCTAAATTGTCAACAAAAGCCGTTGCAAAACGATTAGGACTCCTTCCTCAAAATCCCACCTATCCCGAAGGATTAACCGTTAGAGATTTAGTAAGTCAAGGTCGTTATCCCCATCAAACTTGGTGGCAACAATGGTCAAAAGATGATGAAGAATTAGTCAATAAAGCATTAATAAGCACCGAATTAATACCACTAGCTAATCGTCGCCTTGATACCTTATCAGGAGGGCAACGACAACGGGCGTGGATTGCTATGGCACTTGCTCAAGATACGGATATATTATTATTAGATGAACCCACCACTTTCTTAGATTTAGCCCATCAGGTAGAAATCTTAAATTTACTGTATCAATTAAATAAAAATCGCGGTAGAACAATCGTTATGGTCTTACACGATCTTAACCAAGCTTGTCGTTATGCTGATTATTTAGTTGCCATAAAACAGGGAAAAATTTATGCCCAAGGACAGCCTGAAACTGTTATGACAGAGACAATGATTCAAGCCGTATTTAACTTAGAATGTCGTATTATCCGTGATCCAGTTTCTCAAACTCCGATGTGTATTCCTATTAAGTGTTATTCAACTTGA
- a CDS encoding iron-siderophore ABC transporter substrate-binding protein yields MFKLTKTIQWFLLGILITWVISACSSSSPSFQQDNNHNQTQINAADCRMIEHDLEDTKICGKPEKIVVLSDHLLDLLLSLGVQPSGYATRITPYQGEVFDNPRQQILYLGTQITTQPINLGSGSEPSLEKLAAMKPDLILGEGSNQANYDLLKQIAPTLIWQNRTIAGQWRKTLKAIAKAVGNPEQAEIILADYDRQIAIARHEFSEVVKTHPKVLLLGMNRLQENVYLIDHNSYLGELLQGLGFQLVSLPSQQKTRPSIPISIEVLPQLNEANMIIILGYNTNAEPLEKTPNGQKLQRLVEKNQIQTAKQSWEDNKIAQSLTASQKNRVFFTTYYRWNGLNGPSGTRLILDELRQFVSAKSVSS; encoded by the coding sequence ATGTTTAAGCTAACAAAAACAATTCAATGGTTTCTGCTAGGAATTTTGATTACTTGGGTGATTAGTGCGTGTAGTTCTTCTTCACCATCTTTTCAACAAGATAATAACCATAATCAGACACAAATTAATGCTGCTGATTGTCGAATGATTGAACATGATCTTGAGGATACTAAAATTTGTGGAAAACCTGAAAAAATTGTCGTTTTGAGTGATCATCTTTTAGATTTACTGCTTTCATTAGGTGTTCAACCGTCTGGGTATGCTACACGCATCACCCCCTATCAAGGGGAAGTGTTTGATAACCCTAGACAACAAATTCTTTATCTTGGGACTCAAATCACGACTCAACCGATTAATTTAGGATCAGGGAGTGAACCGTCTCTAGAGAAATTGGCCGCGATGAAACCTGATTTAATTTTAGGAGAAGGGTCAAATCAGGCGAATTATGACTTATTAAAACAGATTGCGCCTACCCTAATTTGGCAAAATCGAACGATCGCAGGACAATGGCGCAAAACATTAAAAGCGATCGCAAAAGCGGTCGGTAATCCTGAACAAGCCGAGATTATTTTAGCAGATTATGATCGACAAATAGCGATAGCGCGTCATGAATTTTCCGAGGTAGTTAAAACCCATCCTAAGGTACTTTTGTTAGGGATGAATCGCTTACAAGAGAATGTTTATTTAATTGATCACAATAGCTACCTGGGTGAACTTTTGCAAGGGTTAGGATTTCAGTTAGTTTCGTTACCTTCTCAACAAAAAACACGACCGAGTATTCCTATTTCTATCGAAGTTTTACCTCAACTCAATGAGGCTAATATGATTATTATTTTAGGGTATAATACGAATGCTGAACCCTTAGAAAAAACGCCTAATGGACAAAAATTACAAAGGTTAGTTGAAAAAAATCAGATTCAAACAGCTAAACAAAGTTGGGAAGATAATAAAATTGCTCAATCCCTTACTGCTAGTCAAAAAAATCGCGTTTTTTTTACCACTTACTATCGCTGGAACGGGTTAAATGGACCTAGTGGAACCAGGCTTATTCTTGATGAACTTCGTCAATTTGTATCAGCTAAATCTGTGTCAAGTTGA
- a CDS encoding TonB-dependent siderophore receptor gives MKLERQSVMTGLLTGVLVVCITPTVQAQVTITNVQINTTDQGLEIILETPEGQQPEVFSGSIGTTFFADIANAQLNLASGQDFRQDNPASGIASISVSQQPNNLVQITVIGIETTPIVQINRISGRLVLTVTPEQPSETEETPDSETSNQQEDEAIELVVTDDTQDNSYFVPNSSTATGTDTPLRDTPFSIQVVPNRVLRDQQVIRLDDALRNVSGVQQNSADPRGQRFQIRGFDSSSVLRDGFRQTFGRSGNSGFQELSNVQQVEVLKGPASILYGALEPGGVINIVTKQPLADPFQQIEFQAGNRGLLNPSIDFTGPVSRDKSLLYRLNFAYRNERSFRDFDTYIERKFIAPTFTWNIDEQTKLTFEVEYSDDDRPADFGVLALGDQVVDTPNARNFGEPGDYLRAETLRVGYRFQHDFNENWQFQNAFNYLRYDSTFSSAFTFSVDEETLTAFRSFIYLDQPSTNYELKSKVIGNFDTWSIKHKILFDVGLTRREQLGNIGRSDFSDIPLNIFAPVYGTVPRPDPNTQEIFTFSDYQVDQLRITFQDQITLFDNLKLVAAFNYDSVEQKFWDRLTDENTVQYDDSVVPRVGLVYQPIEEVSLYGSYSQSFYPGAGQTVSGQFLDPEESEQYEIGIRAEILDKKLSFNLAYFDITKNNVATSDPEFPIFSVAVGEQRSRGVELDIVGEIIPGLNIVFNYANITAEITEDNDIPVGNRLFNVPENSANLWLTYQIQDGFFEGLGFGGGFNYVDERFGDNANSFRLESYTLANAAVFYERDNWKFALNIRNIFDEDHIKGSENSRNNEIYPGEPFTLLGSISVKF, from the coding sequence ATGAAACTAGAAAGACAATCTGTCATGACGGGGCTATTAACGGGGGTTCTGGTCGTTTGTATTACCCCTACCGTCCAAGCGCAAGTAACTATTACTAACGTACAAATCAATACAACCGATCAAGGACTAGAAATCATCCTAGAAACCCCTGAAGGTCAACAGCCCGAAGTCTTTTCAGGTAGTATCGGGACAACCTTTTTTGCTGATATTGCCAACGCTCAACTAAATTTAGCCAGTGGGCAAGACTTTCGCCAAGACAACCCCGCTTCCGGCATCGCCAGTATTAGCGTTAGCCAACAACCCAATAACCTTGTGCAAATAACAGTTATTGGAATTGAAACAACTCCTATAGTACAAATCAACCGAATTTCAGGCAGACTCGTCTTAACCGTTACCCCTGAACAACCGTCAGAAACCGAAGAAACCCCAGACTCTGAAACATCCAACCAACAAGAAGACGAAGCTATTGAATTAGTGGTCACAGATGACACCCAAGACAATAGCTATTTCGTTCCGAATAGCAGTACCGCGACGGGAACGGATACCCCCTTACGAGACACCCCCTTTTCTATCCAAGTCGTTCCTAACCGTGTTTTACGAGATCAACAAGTGATCCGTCTTGATGATGCTTTGCGTAATGTCAGTGGTGTTCAGCAAAACTCAGCAGATCCTAGAGGACAACGCTTTCAAATTCGCGGATTTGATAGTTCTAGTGTTTTACGCGATGGATTTCGACAAACCTTTGGACGATCAGGAAACAGTGGGTTTCAGGAATTAAGTAATGTTCAACAAGTCGAAGTCTTAAAAGGTCCTGCCTCAATTTTATATGGGGCATTAGAACCAGGTGGGGTAATTAATATTGTTACGAAACAACCTTTAGCCGATCCCTTTCAACAAATTGAATTTCAAGCAGGAAACCGAGGACTACTCAACCCTAGTATTGATTTTACGGGACCAGTTAGCCGCGATAAAAGCCTGTTATATCGGCTTAATTTTGCTTATCGTAATGAAAGAAGTTTCCGAGATTTTGACACTTATATTGAGCGGAAATTTATCGCCCCAACATTTACTTGGAATATCGATGAGCAAACAAAACTAACCTTTGAAGTCGAATATTCCGATGATGATCGTCCGGCAGATTTTGGCGTTTTAGCATTAGGCGATCAAGTTGTTGATACTCCCAATGCGCGAAATTTTGGGGAACCTGGGGATTATTTACGGGCAGAAACGTTAAGGGTAGGATATCGATTTCAACATGACTTTAACGAGAATTGGCAGTTTCAAAATGCCTTTAATTATTTGCGTTATGATTCAACGTTTTCCTCTGCCTTTACCTTCTCTGTAGATGAAGAAACCTTGACCGCTTTTCGCAGTTTTATTTATCTTGATCAACCTAGTACAAACTATGAATTAAAAAGTAAAGTGATCGGAAATTTTGATACTTGGTCAATAAAACATAAAATCTTGTTTGATGTCGGACTGACGCGACGCGAACAACTGGGAAATATTGGACGTAGCGACTTTTCTGACATTCCCCTTAATATTTTTGCCCCTGTTTATGGCACTGTTCCTCGTCCTGATCCCAATACCCAAGAGATTTTTACCTTTTCAGATTACCAAGTGGATCAACTGAGAATTACGTTTCAAGATCAGATCACGTTATTTGATAACTTAAAACTGGTTGCTGCCTTTAATTATGATAGTGTTGAACAGAAATTTTGGGATCGTTTAACGGATGAAAACACAGTTCAATATGATGATTCTGTTGTGCCACGGGTGGGATTAGTTTATCAACCCATTGAAGAAGTTTCCCTCTATGGAAGTTATAGTCAATCTTTTTATCCAGGTGCAGGACAAACGGTTTCAGGTCAATTTCTTGATCCTGAAGAATCTGAACAGTATGAAATTGGCATTCGGGCAGAAATTTTGGATAAAAAACTTTCCTTTAATTTGGCCTATTTTGATATCACTAAAAATAATGTGGCTACCAGTGATCCTGAATTTCCAATTTTTTCTGTTGCCGTTGGAGAACAACGCAGTCGTGGGGTAGAATTGGATATTGTTGGGGAAATTATTCCAGGGTTAAATATTGTCTTTAACTATGCCAATATCACCGCAGAAATTACCGAAGATAATGATATTCCAGTAGGAAATCGTTTATTTAATGTCCCTGAAAATAGTGCGAATTTATGGCTAACCTATCAGATCCAAGATGGCTTTTTTGAAGGGTTAGGTTTTGGCGGAGGATTTAACTATGTTGATGAACGTTTTGGAGACAATGCCAATAGCTTTAGACTAGAAAGTTATACTTTGGCGAATGCTGCTGTTTTCTATGAACGCGATAACTGGAAATTTGCTCTCAATATCAGAAATATTTTTGATGAAGATCATATCAAGGGAAGTGAAAACAGCCGCAATAATGAAATTTATCCAGGGGAACCTTTTACCCTTTTAGGGTCAATTTCGGTTAAATTTTAA
- a CDS encoding Mut7-C RNAse domain-containing protein has product MNKLYSVSFRFYASLNDFISYQKRQKRFTHWLKGNPSIKDTIEAIGVPHPEVELILSNGNMIDFSYGVKEGDDFSVYPHFSSLEVNHKLLRNSLLENRFVLDIHLGKLATQMRLLGFDVLYENNYDDEELAEISHQQKRYLLTRDIALLKRSRVIYGYWIRGKNTEAQLIEVLNRFDLFSDISPFKRCLRCNGLITSVEKQLIQEQLEPLTKEHYHEFYQCTKCAQIYWKGSHYPKLKTFIQKINLIFSDRTQGVLLFNGC; this is encoded by the coding sequence ATGAATAAGTTATACTCTGTTAGTTTTCGCTTTTATGCGTCTTTAAATGATTTCATTTCTTATCAAAAAAGACAAAAAAGGTTTACTCATTGGTTGAAAGGAAATCCCTCAATTAAAGATACCATTGAGGCGATTGGTGTTCCTCATCCTGAAGTTGAACTAATCTTAAGTAATGGGAATATGATCGACTTTTCTTATGGAGTTAAAGAAGGAGATGACTTTAGTGTTTATCCTCATTTTTCTTCCTTAGAAGTTAATCATAAATTATTACGAAATTCTTTATTAGAAAATCGGTTTGTCTTAGATATTCATTTAGGTAAATTAGCAACTCAGATGAGATTATTAGGGTTTGATGTTCTCTATGAGAATAATTATGATGATGAAGAACTAGCAGAAATTTCTCATCAACAAAAACGTTATTTATTAACTCGTGACATTGCTTTATTGAAACGATCTAGGGTTATTTATGGTTATTGGATAAGAGGAAAAAATACTGAAGCACAATTAATTGAAGTTTTAAATCGGTTTGATTTATTTTCAGACATTAGCCCTTTTAAACGATGTTTACGATGTAATGGATTAATAACTTCAGTAGAGAAACAACTCATTCAAGAACAATTAGAACCTTTGACAAAAGAACATTATCATGAATTTTATCAATGTACTAAATGCGCTCAAATTTATTGGAAAGGTTCTCATTATCCCAAATTAAAAACATTTATTCAGAAAATTAATCTAATTTTTAGCGATCGCACTCAAGGAGTTTTATTATTCAACGGATGTTAA
- a CDS encoding DUF1499 domain-containing protein: MTILYTKNSGRYLIVSRHFWTIIIVGLLSFFVINSVAYGTELIENHRLTEGHLLPCAPEVSCVVSLDQASKSYIAPIPYHTNINQAREILLKVLTVVPRTTVVEITDNYIKAEATGKIFGGIDELEFYFPSNDSVIQLRSASRNSQFDLGLNRRRLEQIRLALRELNI; the protein is encoded by the coding sequence ATGACAATATTATACACTAAAAATAGTGGGAGATACTTAATCGTGAGCCGTCATTTTTGGACAATTATAATAGTGGGGTTATTGAGCTTTTTTGTGATAAACTCAGTGGCTTATGGAACTGAGTTAATCGAGAATCACCGACTCACTGAAGGTCATTTATTACCCTGTGCCCCAGAAGTTAGTTGTGTGGTAAGTTTAGATCAAGCAAGTAAGTCTTATATTGCCCCAATTCCGTACCATACTAATATTAATCAAGCGAGAGAAATTTTATTAAAAGTCTTAACCGTTGTTCCTAGAACCACGGTGGTTGAAATAACAGATAATTATATCAAAGCAGAAGCTACTGGCAAGATTTTCGGGGGAATTGATGAACTTGAGTTTTATTTTCCTTCCAATGACTCAGTTATTCAGTTGCGTTCAGCTTCTCGGAATAGTCAGTTTGACTTAGGGCTAAATCGCCGACGTTTAGAACAAATACGCCTGGCTTTAAGAGAACTTAATATTTAA
- a CDS encoding NAD(P)-dependent oxidoreductase → MNIGVLGTGLMGKPLAQRLLQANLSVTVYNRTFSQVVELQSMGANLAKTPLEAIQLSNVLILMLTDANAIREVILSTESASALQNRTVIQMGTIAPDESRTIQQEVQARGGDYLEAPVLGSIPEAKAGTLLVMVGARKSQFEEWKGLLQHFGEQPQHIGEVGTASALKLALNQLIAALTSGFALSLGLIERQGVDVDKFMAILRESALYAPTFDKKLDRMKQRNFDNPNFPTKHLLKDVDLFLSQAEENGLNTQGLKGVRGLIQKTIALGLSDSDYSALFSAIHQEEHDNIIH, encoded by the coding sequence ATGAATATTGGCGTTTTGGGAACAGGATTGATGGGAAAACCGCTTGCACAAAGGCTCTTGCAGGCCAATCTTTCTGTTACTGTTTATAATCGAACATTTAGTCAAGTCGTAGAATTACAGTCAATGGGGGCTAATCTGGCAAAAACGCCTTTAGAAGCCATTCAATTGAGCAATGTTCTTATTCTAATGTTAACAGATGCCAACGCCATTCGAGAAGTCATTTTAAGTACCGAGTCAGCTTCTGCCTTACAAAATCGTACCGTCATCCAAATGGGAACCATTGCCCCTGATGAAAGCCGAACCATTCAGCAAGAAGTGCAAGCACGAGGAGGAGATTATTTAGAAGCCCCAGTGTTAGGTAGCATTCCCGAAGCCAAGGCCGGAACATTATTAGTGATGGTGGGAGCAAGGAAGTCTCAATTTGAGGAATGGAAAGGATTATTACAGCATTTTGGGGAGCAACCACAGCATATTGGGGAAGTCGGGACAGCATCGGCTCTAAAATTAGCATTGAATCAATTAATTGCGGCCTTAACCAGTGGCTTTGCCCTGAGTTTAGGCTTAATAGAAAGGCAAGGAGTCGATGTGGACAAATTTATGGCGATTTTGCGAGAAAGTGCTTTATACGCTCCCACCTTTGACAAAAAATTAGACAGAATGAAGCAGCGTAACTTTGATAACCCTAACTTTCCCACTAAACATTTATTAAAAGATGTAGATTTATTTTTAAGTCAGGCTGAAGAAAACGGATTAAATACTCAAGGATTAAAGGGGGTTCGTGGCCTTATTCAAAAAACAATAGCGTTAGGGTTATCAGATAGTGATTACTCAGCTTTATTTTCTGCCATTCATCAGGAAGAACATGACAATATTATACACTAA
- a CDS encoding YybH family protein: MTTDDKSEILAVNEAFYRGFEKRDIKAVSQIWWQGSSSTCVHPGGNVLVGWDLIRSSWEVIFKNTDYLEIDTEVINVDIGQAIAYIILVEKVTQVNSNRRLDAQSIATNSFRKMAQKWYLVHHHGSPIMRR, from the coding sequence ATGACAACTGATGATAAATCTGAAATCCTAGCGGTTAATGAGGCTTTTTATCGAGGGTTTGAGAAACGAGACATCAAAGCTGTCAGTCAAATCTGGTGGCAAGGGTCAAGTAGTACCTGCGTTCATCCTGGTGGTAACGTTCTGGTTGGATGGGATCTAATTCGATCATCTTGGGAAGTTATCTTTAAAAATACTGATTATTTAGAAATTGACACAGAAGTTATTAATGTTGATATTGGCCAAGCGATCGCTTACATTATTCTTGTTGAAAAAGTCACACAAGTTAATAGTAATAGAAGATTAGACGCTCAATCTATTGCTACTAATAGCTTTAGAAAAATGGCTCAGAAATGGTACTTAGTTCATCATCATGGTAGTCCAATTATGCGAAGATAA
- a CDS encoding IS4 family transposase, whose protein sequence is MDFLPFYQDYLQNALSKSKFLLLRILIWLLQVHKQVRIERLAAYLPLPILYESRRKKIQRFLVEPCLSLVLLWFPLIKLIVEREFKPGSRLTLVLDRTQWQDKNVFMISVVWRKRAFPIYWQILEKKGSSNVKEQIALIRPVLKLFADYELLILGDREFHGVELSYWLKKRNRTAKNPIYFAFRERKNVYIRRSKKNQKRFQDLTLTPGVKVFEKNIFITKQKGFGRFNVLAYQKRKYRNHQEEEPWFIITNLDNPSEVIKYYKIRGGIEAMFRDYKSGGYNLEGSKANIHRLTNLILLIAIAYTLSALKGKSIKNRGYQKYISRLTEPKRQVRRHSEFWVGLYGQSWVLAWDFCYLFVEQIMRINLHKINEYNRGLKALSAIS, encoded by the coding sequence ATGGATTTTTTGCCTTTCTATCAGGACTATTTACAAAACGCATTATCAAAAAGTAAATTTTTACTTTTACGAATATTAATATGGCTTTTACAAGTTCATAAACAAGTTAGAATAGAACGGTTAGCGGCTTATCTTCCTCTTCCTATTCTATACGAAAGTCGTAGAAAGAAGATTCAAAGATTTTTAGTCGAACCGTGCTTAAGCCTTGTCTTATTATGGTTTCCTCTGATAAAATTAATAGTAGAACGAGAATTTAAACCAGGAAGTCGTTTAACTTTAGTTTTGGATAGGACTCAGTGGCAGGATAAAAATGTGTTCATGATTAGTGTAGTTTGGAGAAAGAGAGCCTTCCCTATTTACTGGCAAATTCTAGAGAAAAAAGGAAGCAGCAACGTCAAAGAACAAATCGCTTTAATCCGACCGGTCTTGAAATTATTTGCCGACTATGAGTTATTAATTTTAGGGGATAGGGAGTTTCATGGGGTAGAATTATCTTATTGGTTAAAGAAACGAAACCGAACGGCTAAAAATCCCATCTATTTTGCTTTTCGAGAAAGGAAAAATGTCTACATTAGAAGAAGTAAGAAGAATCAAAAACGCTTTCAAGATTTAACCCTGACCCCAGGAGTCAAAGTTTTTGAAAAAAACATTTTTATCACCAAGCAAAAAGGGTTTGGTCGCTTTAATGTATTGGCTTATCAGAAGAGAAAATATAGAAACCATCAGGAAGAAGAACCTTGGTTTATTATAACCAATTTAGATAACCCATCCGAAGTCATAAAATATTATAAAATCAGAGGTGGAATTGAAGCTATGTTTCGAGATTATAAGAGTGGAGGATATAATCTCGAAGGGAGTAAAGCTAATATTCATCGACTTACTAACTTGATTTTATTAATAGCTATTGCTTATACTTTATCGGCTTTAAAAGGGAAGTCAATTAAAAATAGAGGATATCAAAAGTATATATCTAGACTAACAGAACCGAAAAGACAAGTCAGAAGACATAGTGAATTTTGGGTAGGGCTATATGGACAAAGTTGGGTCTTAGCCTGGGATTTCTGTTACTTGTTTGTTGAACAAATTATGAGAATTAACCTTCACAAAATTAATGAATATAACCGAGGTTTAAAAGCCTTATCTGCTATTAGTTAA
- a CDS encoding type II CAAX prenyl endopeptidase Rce1 family protein, with product MKQPQTSTVLFWAANVVSALLFGAAHLPQFALMASGLPFGLIGVVLLQNGVVGLTFGWLYWQWGLLAAVLAHIMADIVIHVLIPTFFS from the coding sequence CTGAAGCAGCCTCAAACGAGCACGGTTTTATTTTGGGCTGCGAATGTTGTTTCGGCTCTATTGTTTGGGGCAGCACATCTACCTCAGTTTGCCTTGATGGCAAGTGGATTACCATTCGGTCTGATTGGAGTCGTACTACTGCAAAATGGTGTTGTTGGTCTAACCTTTGGATGGCTCTACTGGCAGTGGGGACTTTTGGCTGCGGTGCTAGCTCACATTATGGCTGATATCGTCATTCATGTCCTCATCCCGACATTTTTCAGCTAG
- a CDS encoding SDR family NAD(P)-dependent oxidoreductase has protein sequence MKNLKGKIALVTGATRGLGKGIAIGLGEAGATVYITGRSLHPSDENISGTLLETQQAVEKAGGVCIPVQVDHSDDEQVRLLFERIEREQKGQLDILVNNVFSGVKAISKAFGQAFWKQEPRLWDDINNVGLRSHYIASIYAARLMSQRQQGLICTISSWGGLSYIFGAAYGVGKAACDRLASDMAVELKSDNITSVSIWPGIVGTEQMFKLAEDLKTQKEQDSPTSSMRDRYNWETPLFTGRVIAALAAEENTINLTGKVQIVAELAQRYKIIDENGNRPVSLRSLRFILPSAIAALRKYSWVIPDFKIPWLILQWSILQSPKI, from the coding sequence ATGAAAAATCTTAAGGGGAAAATAGCCTTAGTCACAGGAGCAACGAGAGGTCTTGGTAAAGGGATTGCTATCGGTTTAGGGGAAGCTGGCGCAACGGTTTATATTACGGGTCGCTCACTTCATCCCTCTGATGAGAACATTTCTGGAACTCTGTTAGAAACACAGCAAGCGGTTGAAAAAGCAGGTGGGGTCTGTATCCCTGTTCAAGTAGACCATAGTGATGATGAGCAGGTACGGTTATTATTTGAACGTATTGAAAGAGAACAAAAGGGACAACTGGATATCTTGGTGAATAATGTTTTTTCAGGGGTAAAAGCGATTAGCAAGGCATTTGGCCAAGCGTTTTGGAAACAAGAGCCGAGACTTTGGGATGATATTAACAATGTTGGTCTTCGTAGCCATTATATTGCTAGTATTTATGCAGCCCGTTTGATGAGTCAGCGTCAACAAGGACTAATTTGTACCATTTCCTCGTGGGGGGGACTCTCTTACATTTTTGGGGCTGCTTATGGGGTAGGAAAAGCAGCTTGTGATCGCTTGGCCTCAGACATGGCAGTCGAATTAAAGTCTGATAATATTACTTCTGTTTCTATTTGGCCTGGAATTGTCGGAACCGAACAAATGTTTAAATTGGCAGAGGACTTAAAGACTCAAAAGGAGCAAGACTCACCAACTTCTTCGATGCGCGATCGCTACAATTGGGAAACCCCTTTGTTTACAGGACGAGTCATTGCGGCTTTGGCTGCTGAAGAAAATACCATAAATCTAACAGGTAAAGTGCAGATTGTAGCAGAACTTGCCCAACGCTATAAAATCATTGATGAAAATGGCAACCGTCCGGTTTCTTTACGTTCTCTGCGTTTTATCCTGCCTTCTGCTATCGCTGCTTTGAGAAAATATTCTTGGGTTATCCCAGATTTCAAAATTCCTTGGTTGATCTTACAATGGTCAATACTGCAATCTCCCAAAATTTAA
- a CDS encoding 2-hydroxyacid dehydrogenase, with translation MSKPKVFITRHIPREGLDLLKEQVDLEIWDKSEPPPYSILLEKVQEIEGLLCLLTDQIDQRLINHAPHLKVISQMAVGYDNIDVQAATNREIPVGHTPGVLTEATADLTWALLMAITRRVTEAEDYIKQGKWTTWQPMGLLGSDFVGATLGIIGLGRIGRAVARRARGFNLNILYSQPHRLEVGLEQELGVNYVPFEQLLKESDFISLHTPLTEKTYHLIGKNELKLMKETAFLVNTARGGIIDQKALYDTLKQGEIAGAALDVTEPEPLPKDHQLLTLSNVIVTPHIGSASYQTRSKMAIMAAQNLLAGLQGQPLPNCVNY, from the coding sequence ATGTCTAAACCCAAAGTTTTTATTACCCGTCACATCCCGCGTGAAGGACTAGATTTATTAAAAGAGCAAGTTGACTTAGAAATCTGGGATAAAAGTGAACCTCCTCCCTATTCTATTTTGTTAGAGAAAGTTCAAGAAATTGAGGGGTTATTATGTTTATTAACTGACCAAATCGATCAGCGATTAATTAACCACGCCCCCCATCTCAAAGTCATTAGTCAAATGGCAGTCGGCTATGACAACATTGATGTTCAAGCTGCTACGAATAGAGAGATTCCTGTTGGTCATACTCCAGGGGTTTTAACAGAAGCCACTGCCGATTTAACTTGGGCTTTATTAATGGCAATTACCCGTCGAGTTACAGAGGCAGAAGATTATATCAAACAAGGAAAATGGACAACTTGGCAACCCATGGGATTATTAGGGTCTGACTTTGTTGGGGCAACGTTAGGAATTATTGGATTAGGAAGAATTGGACGAGCAGTGGCTCGTCGTGCTAGGGGGTTTAACTTGAATATTCTTTATAGTCAGCCCCATCGTCTGGAGGTTGGATTAGAACAAGAGTTAGGGGTCAACTATGTCCCTTTTGAACAATTATTAAAAGAGTCCGATTTTATCAGTTTGCATACCCCTTTGACTGAAAAAACTTATCATTTAATTGGAAAAAATGAATTAAAACTAATGAAAGAAACGGCTTTTTTAGTGAATACTGCTAGAGGAGGAATTATTGACCAAAAGGCTCTGTATGATACCTTAAAACAAGGAGAAATAGCTGGTGCTGCTCTTGATGTAACTGAACCTGAACCCTTGCCAAAAGACCATCAATTATTAACATTGAGTAATGTGATTGTGACACCTCATATTGGTAGTGCGAGTTATCAAACTCGGTCTAAAATGGCAATAATGGCTGCTCAAAATCTGTTAGCAGGTTTGCAAGGTCAACCATTACCTAATTGTGTTAATTATTAA